Proteins from one Streptomyces sp. NBC_00289 genomic window:
- a CDS encoding MBL fold metallo-hydrolase has protein sequence MSARGAVRVDQVVTSGTFSLDGETFDVDNNVWLVGDDEEVLVIDAAHDARTIHDAIAGRHVTAIACTHGHDDHIDAAPELSRLTGAPVLLHANDNELWSHTHPTRKPDGELTDGRILTVAGIELHVIHNPGHTWGSCSLHAPFLNTVFTGDTLFHGGPGATGRSYSDRPTIETSIRDRLLTLPGDTVVRTGHGRDTTIADERPHVPAL, from the coding sequence GTGAGCGCCCGGGGAGCCGTACGGGTCGACCAGGTCGTCACCTCCGGCACCTTCAGCCTCGACGGCGAGACCTTCGACGTGGACAACAACGTCTGGCTCGTCGGCGACGACGAGGAGGTGCTGGTCATCGACGCCGCGCACGACGCCCGCACGATCCACGACGCGATCGCAGGACGGCACGTCACCGCGATCGCCTGCACCCACGGGCACGACGACCACATCGACGCGGCGCCCGAACTCTCCCGCCTGACCGGCGCCCCCGTCCTCCTGCACGCCAACGACAACGAGCTGTGGTCGCACACCCACCCCACCCGAAAGCCGGACGGGGAACTGACCGACGGCCGGATCCTCACGGTCGCCGGGATCGAGCTCCACGTCATCCACAATCCGGGTCACACCTGGGGCAGTTGCTCGCTCCACGCCCCGTTCCTGAACACGGTCTTCACCGGCGACACCCTCTTCCACGGCGGCCCGGGCGCGACCGGCCGCTCCTACTCCGACCGTCCCACCATCGAGACGTCCATCCGCGACCGACTGCTCACCCTGCCCGGGGACACGGTCGTGCGCACCGGACACGGCAGGGACACGACGATCGCCGACGAACGGCCCCACGTCCCCGCCCTCTGA
- a CDS encoding S-(hydroxymethyl)mycothiol dehydrogenase: MPHEVRAVVAVKKGAPVEVQTIVVPDPGPGEVLVTVQACGVCHTDLHYREGAITDDFPFLLGHEAAGTIEAVGDGVTDLEPGDYVVLAWRAPCGSCRSCRRGRPWYCFDSRNATQPMTLLDGTPLTNALGIGAFAEKTLVAAGQAVKIDPAARPEAAGLIGCGVMAGYGAAVNTGNVGRGDSVAVIGCGGVGNAAIAGACLNGAMKVIAIDIDDKKLDQAEKFGATHTVNSRGTDPIEAVRALTDGFGVDIAIDAVGRPETFLQAFAMRDHAGTLVQVGVPSPEMKVELPLIDVFSRGGAIKASWYGDCLPSRDFPYLIDQYLYGLLDLNAFVTETIALDQVEEAFAKMHRGEVLRSVVVL; the protein is encoded by the coding sequence GTGCCACACGAGGTCCGTGCCGTAGTCGCTGTCAAGAAGGGCGCACCCGTCGAGGTGCAGACGATCGTCGTTCCCGACCCGGGGCCCGGAGAGGTGCTCGTCACCGTTCAGGCCTGCGGGGTCTGCCACACGGACCTGCACTACCGGGAGGGCGCGATCACGGACGACTTCCCGTTCCTCCTCGGCCATGAGGCGGCGGGCACGATCGAGGCGGTCGGCGACGGCGTCACCGACCTGGAGCCCGGCGACTACGTGGTCCTCGCCTGGCGCGCGCCCTGCGGTTCGTGTCGCTCCTGTCGCCGCGGCCGCCCCTGGTACTGCTTCGACTCCCGCAACGCCACCCAGCCGATGACCCTGCTCGACGGCACCCCGCTCACCAACGCCCTCGGTATCGGCGCGTTCGCCGAGAAGACGCTGGTCGCGGCCGGTCAGGCCGTGAAGATCGACCCGGCCGCCCGCCCCGAGGCCGCCGGTCTCATCGGCTGCGGCGTGATGGCCGGCTACGGCGCCGCCGTGAACACCGGCAACGTGGGCCGCGGCGACTCGGTCGCCGTCATCGGCTGCGGCGGCGTCGGCAACGCGGCCATCGCGGGTGCCTGCCTGAACGGCGCCATGAAGGTCATCGCCATCGACATCGACGACAAGAAACTCGACCAGGCCGAGAAGTTCGGCGCCACGCACACCGTCAACTCCCGGGGCACCGATCCGATCGAGGCCGTCCGCGCCCTCACCGACGGTTTCGGTGTCGACATCGCGATCGACGCGGTGGGCAGGCCGGAGACGTTCCTGCAGGCCTTCGCCATGCGCGACCACGCGGGCACGCTCGTCCAGGTCGGCGTCCCCTCCCCCGAGATGAAGGTCGAGCTCCCGCTGATCGACGTGTTCTCGCGCGGCGGCGCCATCAAGGCGAGCTGGTACGGAGACTGCCTGCCGAGCCGGGACTTCCCGTACCTGATCGACCAGTACCTGTACGGACTGCTGGACCTCAACGCGTTCGTGACCGAGACGATCGCCCTCGACCAGGTCGAGGAGGCTTTCGCCAAGATGCACCGGGGTGAGGTGCTGCGCTCGGTGGTGGTCCTGTGA
- a CDS encoding IclR family transcriptional regulator, with product MQSVDRAVSVLEILARHGEAGVTEIADELDVHKSTAFRLLGVLENRGLVAQAKDRGKYYLGAGVLRLAGAAAVRLDISQEGVPVCRELADELGETVNIAVLDDDAAVNIMQARGTASVTAQNWLGRRTPLHATSSGKVLLAHMPPTLREGLLARALPRFTERTITGASVLRGELEAVVEQGYGLTIEELELGLAAVATPIRAHDGKVIAAISVSGPVYRLNGDRLPEVAKRTVAAGAELSRRMGYGF from the coding sequence GTGCAGTCGGTGGACCGTGCCGTGAGCGTGCTGGAGATCCTGGCCCGGCACGGCGAGGCGGGTGTCACGGAGATCGCCGACGAGCTGGACGTGCACAAGTCCACCGCGTTCCGCCTGCTGGGCGTTCTGGAGAACCGCGGTCTGGTGGCCCAGGCCAAGGACCGCGGCAAGTACTACCTGGGGGCCGGCGTCCTGCGCCTGGCGGGAGCGGCCGCGGTGCGCCTGGACATCTCGCAGGAGGGTGTCCCGGTCTGCCGGGAACTCGCCGACGAGCTGGGCGAGACGGTCAACATCGCGGTCCTGGACGACGACGCGGCGGTCAACATCATGCAGGCCCGCGGCACCGCCTCGGTGACCGCGCAGAACTGGCTGGGCAGACGTACTCCGCTGCACGCCACCTCCAGCGGCAAGGTGCTGCTCGCGCACATGCCGCCCACCCTGCGCGAGGGCCTGCTGGCCCGCGCCCTGCCCCGCTTCACGGAGCGCACCATCACCGGCGCGTCGGTGCTGCGCGGCGAACTGGAGGCGGTGGTGGAGCAGGGCTACGGCCTCACCATCGAGGAGCTGGAACTGGGACTGGCCGCGGTGGCCACCCCGATCCGGGCGCACGACGGCAAGGTCATCGCCGCGATCAGCGTCTCGGGGCCGGTGTACCGCCTCAACGGCGACCGGCTGCCGGAGGTGGCCAAGCGCACGGTGGCGGCCGGGGCCGAACTGTCGCGGCGGATGGGCTACGGCTTCTGA
- a CDS encoding bifunctional 3-phenylpropionate/cinnamic acid dioxygenase ferredoxin subunit: MIPVCRLEDLPEGESVRLETTPPVAVFRTDDGELYAIDDTCTHQDASLSEGWLEGCLVECPLHAASFDLRTGRPTCLPARRAVRTHRVTVEDGVVHVHLDAQEGTAA; the protein is encoded by the coding sequence ATGATTCCCGTCTGCCGCCTCGAAGACCTCCCCGAGGGTGAGTCCGTCCGTCTGGAGACGACGCCACCCGTCGCCGTGTTCCGGACCGACGACGGCGAGTTGTACGCCATCGACGACACCTGCACCCATCAGGACGCCTCTCTCTCCGAGGGGTGGCTGGAGGGCTGTCTGGTCGAATGCCCGCTGCACGCCGCCTCATTCGACCTTCGCACGGGCCGGCCCACCTGCCTTCCGGCCCGCCGCGCCGTCCGCACCCATCGCGTCACCGTCGAGGACGGCGTCGTCCACGTCCACCTCGACGCGCAGGAGGGGACCGCCGCATGA